The nucleotide sequence AGATATTCCATCAGTACCTCAATATGCCAACATACCCAATCACCATCAAGGATCCTGACAGTCAAGACTACACCCTGAGCTGCGatgatattatatatattctagatGCAGCCGAGGAAAACGGCCTCGACTTGCCATATTCTTGCCGGGCAGgggcttgctcttcttgtaCTGGTAGGCTCATTTCGGGATCAGTCGATCAAAGCGATCAGAGTCACTCAGATGACGATCAGTTGGAGGAAGGATATGTTTTATTGTGTGTTGCATAACCAACTAGGGACTGTGTTATAAAAAGCCATTAGGAAAATCAGCTGAATTGATTTCCAGGCCATTATTGCTGCCGTGCGGCCAAGTAGTCcaagttaataaaataccCTGGACTAGTCACGCTAACGGCGTATCACCACCGTCGGCCCCGCACTCAATACAGTTAGATCTAAACTCCAATGCTTGTCCCCGCATTTGATAAGACCGTATGTTGAAATAATCGCCCCCTACTCATACCGAGTCAACACCCCTCTTTTCTCCCTATCTTCCCTCTCATAAATTGAGCAAATACACGTGCGTCATGTTCGGCGGTCGATCGCATAAGCGTCTGCACCAGGCGTGCGAGAATTGTCGGTGAGTCCTTCTGCTGTCTGCTGCTGCATTTGTCTCGATGCTCTGGCACGAGCAGGCGATGCAATACTGATCCAGCATGggcaggaggaagaagactcgGTGTCCGGGCGAAAGGCCAGCTTGTTCGAGCTGCACTCGCCTGTCAAAAACATGCACATACCCAGAGATTCGAGGAAACACTCTGGCCTCGGGTTCTCACAATGGGAGCAATACAACAGACACAGTATGCTTGCTGGATGCACCCAAGCATGATGAAGCGATGTTACTCACGTGGGGTGCTGTGTAGGAGAGACGGCTGGCCCAGCTTGAAGCAAAGATTCGTATGATGGAAAGGCAAGAGTATGATCAACAATCCCCCTTTTTGCTGCGTGGGTTTGTGTGGCTGATGATGCAAATCAACAATTCAATAGGCTCAATAGTGACATGGAATCTTTTGCCACAAGGGTATCTGCAAGCTCAGACCAGCCGCAAGACTGGCAGTTACCACTATCACCAAGCATCGAGATAGATAACTCCACAACGACCAGGTGCGTTGGCCGATATTTGCCCGCTGAGTTAGTTTGTTGACTGAGTGGCTGAGACAGCACATTGCCGCCGAGTGATGTTCTGGAAGATGTTATCGATGCGTACTTCCAGTATTGTCACAAGCAGCCTTTATGGCTATTCAACCGAGAAGACTTTTCCTCGGTTCAGGGTTGTAGCGAGGAGACACTGTTGACTCTGCTGGCCCTTGCTTCGTGTCATTCGAAACATCCTTTCTTTCATGACCGCTTGCACGAGCTGACTCAAAGTTATGCACAAGCTGCAAGAGAGGGGATTATGCAGCAGGTAGGCGAGGGCAAGGTCTCGATAACCACAATCCAGAACCTCTGCATGTTGACACTGGCCAACATACAAGGTGAGTTCTCTGCTTATGCTGACTGATCTTGTATGGGCTGAACAAGCTGTACAGCCAACAAAACGACTCTTGCATATCTGCACGTAGGCATGGCCATTACTCTTACAAAATGTGCCAATCTCGACGTTGAGACTTGCGCCCTTAACGACTTTGGTTCGCGTGCAGAAGCTCGAAGAAGAGTGTTTTGGAGCCTGCATTTGCTGCAGCAGATGTATGGACATCAGGCCTTCACTACTGACATCTTACAAGACATTACCAGACCGCAATATATCGCGACGTATACAGACCCGCGTAAGAGTGTCAACGAAATGCCACCAGCCATTCCACATGAGGACATTTCAGGTCAAGACGAAACCACGAGTGCTGATAAGAAGAGCGGTACGTGGGCCTACATGATCCAGACGTCTACACTGTGGGGAGAGGTTCGCACATATGTAAAACAATGGGCTCAGCAGACCAACAACGCCCCGCCTCCTTGGTCCATCGAATCTGGATACGCAGTCATCAACGCTTATCTCATGGACTCGGAGACGAAATTCCCAGACCGTCACCGATTTGATAGCGCGCGATTTACTGACCAGGAAAGCCGACACCTCCAGAGCAATCGAGGATATTGGAGTCCGTGGGTATATCAGCAATTCGCATATCACACTATACACAATATGCTCAATCACCCGTTTCTGTATTCATCTAGGCCCCAACAGTCGGCTCAACTCGGAGTTCCCAACACATTCTGGAAAACGTCTTCTGAGCTTGCTTTCATCCACAGCACATGGGTTGCACGCCTCATCGAGATGGTGGTGCATAAAGAATATCGCGTCTCTGACCCATTTATTGGTCATTGTGCGGCGATAGCGGCCACCATTCATATTTACTTTTGTCGGGCGGCTGACAAGACTACCAGAGAGGCCGCTCTTGATAGACTGGCGAAATGTGTCGCATTCCTAGCTGAACTGGCTCTGCTCTGGCCTTCATGTAGATGGTTGGTAAGTAGGACCGTGATACAGTAGTATTTTACTGGAACGCTAATGTTTAGTAGCACGAAAGACTCCAGTCCCTGATACGGGCAGCTTTCGAAATAGATCCTGAACAAGAAAAGGACCAAGACATCCCACCACCGAGGACCATCTCGATCAACACGCGTTTAATGTGGGATATACTCCTTTACAACTCTGGCGCTTACAGGGGTACGGCGAGTTCTCCCCAGACGCGAAGTCTTTTTGATGGCAGCTCGCTGTTCCCAGAGGACAACGCGAGTGACGGGGAGGACATCGTTGAGATAGATAATTTCCACAGCCCAACTGTTGAAGTGAGTCTGGGGAACGGCCAGGCACTACCGCCGCAGCCGGGACGGCGAAGAACGAGATCTGGTCAGGGAACTCAGGAGTCCCAATCAAATCTTCTAACTCAGTCTTCTTCTATGCCAGAGCCTGTTGGAGGTTCCACGGAACATGCGCCACTAGCTTCTTGGCCTATGTCTTTGGATATGGCGTATGATCCTTTCTTTCAATTTCAAGATTCTGGGGGCCCCTTTTTCGGAACATGGGAAGTAGGAAACCTCTAGTCTCAGTAGGCTGTAGTGGCTGTAAAAAATGGGCCGGGTCCCGGGGATTATCAGCTCTGATTTCCTTGAACAGAAGACATGATTGGAGTCAACCAGCACTTATCCCACCACTACTACGCACGTCTCACATAGCCTCATCCAGTGGCATACGTATACAGGGAAATACAACCTGGCATATATATAGAAAATAACTGATAAAGAAGTCTATACCTAGACGTGAGCCCTATCGTGAGTTCTAGCATAATAAACAGTCCATATCTTGGCATCATGGGTTGGCACCACGTATGGTCATCTTGAGATAGTAAGGGCCTCCCTTAATGCTGTTGCGAATTGGTCCCTCAGACTGCTCATTAACATCCCAAGATGCCCAAGCAAACCGGCCCTATTAGTCTTGGTGAGCCAAAAGCCTTCATAGCAAGAGAATAAATGTGTAGTAGAGACTTACATGAAGGAATGCCGCGTTCGGGGTTGCGAGCCAAACTGCGAAATTACCCTGAAGAGCGACTGTTTAACCAATAATTGTCAGCTTTACCGGGTGTTGAACATATTACTTGAGCATACTGACTGTCATCAAAtccaacatcatctttgaAGACCAGCTTCACCCACTCCAGCGACCAGATAAGGCCAGGGTGCATTGGAGTGATCTGCATCTCCTCAACGAGTGTATCCTTAGCAACCATCTAGAAGAGCATAGTGCCACATGATTTGCTGAATGCGTATGCGGCAAGCTGCGTGGTGACGTCGTGCATATAACTGTGTGTCACGCCACTGGAGACGTTGACGACAAACTAGAGCGGAATATTAGCGCTGTTGCGGGCACTTTGGATCATGAAATGGGTTGTATTGCTCTCTGCTTTTCAGTATTCTGTGCATGGAACTTCTCCAGCAGATACATGGGCGCATGGACGTTGGCATTAAGATGCGACCACATATTCTTTGCACCTGACTCTAATAAAGGCTTCAGCTGGGGAAAAGCGGCGGCATTTGACACGAACACATCAACGGAAGTCCCTTCGGAGGTTAGCTGCTCCCAGAATGCATCGACGGCGGAGAAGTCGGTGATGTCAAGCTGGCGGTGGATGATCTTTGTGTGCGTTCCAGCGGCTTTTGCCTCTTGCTCAAGGCGACTAGCGCCCTCTTGGAGGACCTCGAGACGCCGCCCCAGGATAATGACTGTATCAGCAGCGGCATGTACGAAAGAGCGCCCAATTTCATTGCCGATTGTCGTCCCGCCCCCGGTGATCAAGATGGTCTTGCCAGCCTGGCTGAGCTTGGGGTTGTCAGTGGAGATAGCATCATATGGCTCGCTGTGCACTGTTTTGGTGACATGAGTTGCTCTTGAAATTTCGATGATATCCATGACGTTCAAAAGAGCACGTCGAGCGTTCTATGCGAGCTTTTATGATTCAAGTCAATGAGGAGAatagt is from Fusarium musae strain F31 chromosome 4, whole genome shotgun sequence and encodes:
- a CDS encoding hypothetical protein (antiSMASH:Cluster_4.5~EggNog:ENOG41), whose translation is MQQVGEGKVSITTIQNLCMLTLANIQGMAITLTKCANLDVETCALNDFGSRAEARRRVFWSLHLLQQMYGHQAFTTDILQDITRPQYIATYTDPRKSVNEMPPAIPHEDISGQDETTSADKKSGTWAYMIQTSTLWGEVRTYVKQWAQQTNNAPPPWSIESGYAVINAYLMDSETKFPDRHRFDSARFTDQESRHLQSNRGYWSPWAPTVGSTRSSQHILENVF
- a CDS encoding hypothetical protein (antiSMASH:Cluster_4.5~EggNog:ENOG41); amino-acid sequence: MDIIEISRATHVTKTVHSEPYDAISTDNPKLSQAGKTILITGGGTTIGNEIGRSFVHAAADTVIILGRRLEVLQEGASRLEQEAKAAGTHTKIIHRQLDITDFSAVDAFWEQLTSEGTSVDVFVSNAAAFPQLKPLLESGAKNMWSHLNANMVAKDTLVEEMQITPMHPGLIWSLEWVKLVFKDDVGFDDSQYAQGRFAWASWDVNEQSEGPIRNSIKGGPYYLKMTIRGANP